The following is a genomic window from Sporocytophaga myxococcoides DSM 11118.
ATTCCTACATAGGAAAAGAGATTTCCTACATATGAAAAGAGATTTCCTACATAGGAAAAGAGGATTCCTACATAGGAAAAGAGGATTCCTACATAGGACTTCTAAATTTCGTTAGGGATTGTAATTGAGTGATGATGAAAGCATTCAATACAAATTTTCATAGTAGACTCCTGATGTATTCATGTTAATAAAGCCACAATCTGCTTTTGTAAATCAATTCCCCCAATACATGAAGTAAGAATCAGATTCATGACGGCCTCTGATATATTTGATTACCCCTTGGTATTTATTAAAAATAATTTTAACGAAAGCCATTGGAGATTCACTTAAACAAAAAAACTATGAGAACAAAAAAAACAATCTGGCCCACCCTGCTGGCCTTTGTGATGCTGGCTTACCAGGGCATAGCTCAGACTATAGTGGTAAAAGGCCTTACAGTGGCTGTTGACATGCCGTCTGCACCATTTCCCGAATCGGCAGACTCTGTTTCAAAAATGATGAATCAGCCAGGATTTGCAGGCTGGGGCCAGAAGGGATCGGTACGTGATTTTTATTACACACAATCTGATGGAAAATATTTGTTGACCAGTACTACAATCAAAGTACATCTTGCCTCTGGCGACCTTAAAGACCTTCCAGCTGCAATTAACGAGCAATATCCAGCAGGATTTACAGATCTTACTCTAAACCCTGACAATTCTATATTCCACTTTAACGTATTGACCAAAGTAGGTGGAGGAGCCTGGGCATTCGGCCCACAAGGTAATCACACTGTAAAAAATAACGGTGTGAATGTAAATCTCGGCTGGGGTCACCTTGTGAATTATGCCCAAGGACAGAAACCTGAAATCAGTGTTATATGCCATGAGGCAGGACATAATATATTTGGATGGCCCGACCATTACCAGACTGCCTGGTCCAATCTGGGAAATTATTGTATAATGGGAATGGGAGGAAGCGAATTTGAGCCGACTGCAGTCAATCCCGGACTAAGATTGCAGAAGAACTGGATAAACAATGTGATTGAAATAGGGAATAAAAGCTACGACACAACAATCACTGCTGTATCCAACAGCTACAATACCATTTTTAAATACACCAATCCATACAACCCTAAAGAATATCTGTTGATACATCCTCAGGTTTATGGAAAATATTATCCTGAAAGAGTAAGATGGGATGGAATTGTAGACCAGGGACTGGCTATCTGGTATGTAGATGAACTAGGCGGGCCCGAACTCCAGGGTCAACAGGAAGATTATTTTGTTAAATTAATAGCTGCCGACAATCAGATCGATCTGAATAACGAGGCTGTCGGTGCTCGAATTTTTCAGGGAGGCGGACTTGCTTATACCAGAACCAGTGGTGATTATGATGATCTTTTCGATAACGTAAAAAATACATTTCCCAATGGTACTCCATTCCGTTGGAAAGACGGAGGTGAATTTGGACTGCACATTGGAAATATATCTGCACCTGGCGCCACTATGACATTCACAGTTTATGCAAGAGCCAATACATTTATAGCACGCTCGGACCAGAATGGTACTATCTCACCCAAAGGAGTCATTAACGCAACCAATCAGGTATTTACATTTTTACCAAACCCCGGTTACGAAATTAATACAGTAAAAGTAAATGGCGCTTCAGTAACTCCTACAGGAAACCAATACACACTTACAGGTACAAGCGGTTCTAAAACCATTGAGGTAACATATAAAAGAAAATCCACCCAGACTCCTCTGCCTTCAGGCTGGGCCAGTACAGACATTGGTGTAAACTCACAATCTGGCTTTGGTGCAGAAAATGCAGGAAAATTCTATATCGAATCTTATGGCAGCTATGTTCAGGGCATAACAGACAACTGTAACTTCTTGTATCAGGCAGTAACAGGAGATGTTACACTTATTGCACGCTTAGCAGAACACAACAGACCAACATGGGAAATAAACAAGATCGGGCTTATGCTCAGGGCATCCCTTGCTACAGATGGAATTCAATCTATGATTTCAAGAATTCCATTCAAAGGAGTATTGGCTGAACAGCGTACCTCTTCAGGCACAGCTATTGCATCAAATCCTGATCACATTGAGGGCCTGCACGTATATGAGCTTTATAACTACCTTAAAATACAAAGAAGCGGGAACAATGTTACCACCTCCTGCTCACTCGATGGTATAACCTGGAAAGTAATGTCAGCACAGACATTAAGTCTGCCTCAACAGGTTTATATAGGTCTTTTTAGCACAGGTGCAAAAGACGGCTATGCCGCCAGAGCTACCTTTGACAATGTACAGTTAAACATTGTCAATAGCTGCATATTTGCCGGTTCGAAGCTTACAGGAACAAGCATCGGAGATGACGGATCATGGAACAATTCAGACGCAACACGTGAGAAAGCTTTTGATAATAATATTCAGACATATTATGATGCTCTGCAAAATGTTGCATGGACAGGTCTGGACCTTGGTTCAGAATTTAAAGTAACCGGAATCAGGTTTGTTCCGAGAGAAGGGCTGACCTATCGTATGATCGGAGGTAAATTCCAGGGAAGCAATACTGCAGATTTCACTTCGTTTACAGATCTACACACTGTAACAGCAGATCCTGCATATGAGTGG
Proteins encoded in this region:
- a CDS encoding Ig-like domain-containing protein, which produces MRTKKTIWPTLLAFVMLAYQGIAQTIVVKGLTVAVDMPSAPFPESADSVSKMMNQPGFAGWGQKGSVRDFYYTQSDGKYLLTSTTIKVHLASGDLKDLPAAINEQYPAGFTDLTLNPDNSIFHFNVLTKVGGGAWAFGPQGNHTVKNNGVNVNLGWGHLVNYAQGQKPEISVICHEAGHNIFGWPDHYQTAWSNLGNYCIMGMGGSEFEPTAVNPGLRLQKNWINNVIEIGNKSYDTTITAVSNSYNTIFKYTNPYNPKEYLLIHPQVYGKYYPERVRWDGIVDQGLAIWYVDELGGPELQGQQEDYFVKLIAADNQIDLNNEAVGARIFQGGGLAYTRTSGDYDDLFDNVKNTFPNGTPFRWKDGGEFGLHIGNISAPGATMTFTVYARANTFIARSDQNGTISPKGVINATNQVFTFLPNPGYEINTVKVNGASVTPTGNQYTLTGTSGSKTIEVTYKRKSTQTPLPSGWASTDIGVNSQSGFGAENAGKFYIESYGSYVQGITDNCNFLYQAVTGDVTLIARLAEHNRPTWEINKIGLMLRASLATDGIQSMISRIPFKGVLAEQRTSSGTAIASNPDHIEGLHVYELYNYLKIQRSGNNVTTSCSLDGITWKVMSAQTLSLPQQVYIGLFSTGAKDGYAARATFDNVQLNIVNSCIFAGSKLTGTSIGDDGSWNNSDATREKAFDNNIQTYYDALQNVAWTGLDLGSEFKVTGIRFVPREGLTYRMIGGKFQGSNTADFTSFTDLHTVTADPAYEWNCAAVSNTSSFRYVRYLGPVDGAGNVSEIEFIGSPAINLPPTVSITSPGPNASFNAPANITIVANAADANGTVSKVEFYNGTTLLGTDNTSPYSYFWSNVAAGTYSITAKATDNAGATTSHTVSNIIVVPNPPPTVSIISPAANASFNAPATITITANAADANGAVSKVEFFNGTTLIGTDITSPYTYTWSNVAAGTYSITAKSTDNLGAVASHIISNITVINPSGGDITGPNCGANNSVLQFEVAASKRVNAYNYNWWFDGSAQGIAVVSSTENYKAKLNTGNNFSSGQVCVGISYNGAPYYLQICKSVSKCTGAREDESDMIGNTMGAVTYQNPFTSSTTITFPNANQSANIQVFNAAGSIIIETAAIGSFEFGNNLKPGFYFVRLNFDGRTETVKLIKE